A single Gasterosteus aculeatus chromosome 2, fGasAcu3.hap1.1, whole genome shotgun sequence DNA region contains:
- the LOC120828733 gene encoding uncharacterized protein LOC120828733 produces the protein MKMKTSSAFSLVWILGHLCAAQTQTSPGAEPDVGEQGPLPLQDIWDELRELRDTVVEQKVELRYLTERVTAAESVVEALEMANAAMEARMTAAESLAEELQTVNDELAVAQEKLSTLQQRLTADETHLEELEQHQEGQDAALQELQNLNEVGKVAFSASLLESGEGNTGTDVFVPLVYRNVFTNIGNHYNPITGYFTAAVRALYYFSFTGHVAHTESATLMRLVKNEDFIVASGDSGTTAEDPEDNVANGVVLQLEVGDVVSVQFGGEIWDDQYHRTTFSGFLLFPL, from the exons ATGAAGATGAAGACTTCCTCGGCGTTCTCGCTGGTGTGGATACTCGGCCACCTTTGCGCAGCTCAGACACAGACGAGTCCCGGCGCAGAACCCGATGTGGGAGAACAAGGGCCGCTGCCTCTGCAAGACATCTGGGATGAATTGAGGGAACTGAGAGACACGGTGGTGGAGCAGAAAGTGGAGCTGAGGTACCTGACGGAGAGAGTAACAGCTGCTGAGAGCGTAGTGGAGGCCTTGGAGATGGCGAACGCAG CCATGGAGGCCAGGATGACGGCTGCTGAGAGCTTGGCAGAGGAACTGCAGACAGTGAATGACG AGCTCGCAGTTGCCCAGGAGAAGCTCAGCACTCTACAGCAAAGACTGACAGCCGATGAAACCCACCTGGAAGAGCTGGAGCAACATCAGGAAG GACAAGATGCTGCACTGCAGGAACTTCAGAATTTGAATGAAG TGGGGAAAGTGGCCTTTTCTGCCTCCCTTCTGGAATCGGGTGAAGGGAACACAGGCACTGATGTTTTCGTGCCACTCGTCTACAGAAATGTCTTCACTAACATTGGAAACCACTACAACCCAATCACAG GCTACTTCACTGCAGCAGTAAGAGCGCTGTATTACTTCAGCTTTACTGGCCATGTAGCACACACTGAAAGCGCTACATTGATGAGACTTGTAAAGAACGAAGATTTCATAGTCGCAAGCGGTGACAGTGGTACCACAGCTGAAGATCCTGAGGACAACGTAGCCAACGGCGTGGTGTTGCAGTTGGAGGTGGGGGATGTTGTTTCGGTACAATTTGGTGGAGAGATTTGGGATGACCAATACCACAGAACCACATTCAGTGGCTTCCTGCTCTTCCCTTTGTAA